A genomic window from Sulfurospirillum multivorans DSM 12446 includes:
- a CDS encoding sugar transporter yields the protein MFASLLRSWNPWFPVVCLTISAFIFNTTEFAPISLLTDIASDFNISEAQAGFMMTVYAWVVATTSLPLMLLTKDMERRRLLLFLFSFFIASHILSSLAWSFWVLMISRIGIALSHAIFWSITASLTYRLAPEGQKTKALGILATGTSLAIVLGLPLGRLIGQSLGWRTTFACVAFIAFLMMFFLLKILPPLPSINAGSLKSLPLLIKRPALMGVYLLTALAITAHFTAYSYIEPFVQQIAFLSADFATITLFIFGIAGIMGSMLFARYKRKYPFTIIVSALTALILALLLMLPLAPYSIPLGLLCLFWGIAICLISLILQVTVLELTPDATDVAMSLYSGIYNIGIGGGAFVGSLVISRSSMAHVGLVGALFGMTALVLAIWIWKTYLLKRL from the coding sequence ATGTTTGCTTCCCTTTTACGTTCATGGAACCCCTGGTTTCCGGTCGTTTGTCTCACCATTTCAGCGTTTATTTTTAACACCACCGAATTTGCTCCTATTAGCCTACTCACTGACATCGCAAGCGATTTTAACATTAGCGAAGCTCAAGCTGGGTTTATGATGACGGTTTATGCATGGGTGGTTGCAACGACATCATTACCGTTAATGCTTCTCACCAAAGATATGGAACGCAGACGTCTGCTTCTGTTTTTATTCTCTTTTTTTATTGCCAGCCATATCCTCTCCTCACTCGCGTGGAGCTTTTGGGTTTTGATGATTTCGCGCATTGGCATCGCTCTTTCGCACGCGATTTTTTGGTCGATTACCGCTTCGCTGACCTATCGTTTAGCGCCTGAAGGTCAAAAGACAAAAGCGCTGGGCATTTTAGCCACAGGCACATCGCTCGCCATCGTGTTGGGCTTACCTCTGGGTCGCCTCATCGGTCAAAGTTTGGGATGGCGCACGACCTTTGCCTGCGTTGCGTTTATCGCCTTTTTGATGATGTTTTTTCTTCTTAAAATCTTACCGCCTCTTCCTAGCATCAACGCAGGCTCCCTGAAAAGTTTACCCCTTTTGATCAAACGACCCGCACTCATGGGCGTTTATCTTCTCACAGCGCTTGCCATTACCGCGCATTTTACCGCCTACTCGTACATCGAGCCTTTTGTGCAACAGATCGCCTTTTTAAGTGCTGATTTTGCGACCATCACGCTTTTCATCTTTGGAATCGCTGGCATAATGGGAAGTATGCTGTTTGCGCGCTATAAACGCAAATACCCTTTTACGATCATCGTAAGCGCCCTCACAGCACTTATTTTAGCCTTGCTTTTGATGCTCCCACTGGCACCTTATAGCATTCCACTCGGCCTTTTATGCCTTTTTTGGGGCATTGCGATTTGCCTTATTAGCCTTATTCTTCAAGTGACGGTTTTGGAGCTCACCCCTGATGCCACCGATGTGGCGATGTCGCTGTATTCGGGCATTTATAACATTGGTATCGGTGGCGGTGCTTTTGTGGGCAGTCTTGTTATCTCGCGAAGTTCGATGGCACATGTCGGATTAGTTGGAGCACTTTTTGGAATGACCGCGCTTGTTTTGGCGATTTGGATTTGGAAAACCTACCTTTTAAAACGACTTTAA
- a CDS encoding YchJ family protein, with the protein MNEANLCPCGSGKTYEACCEPYHKKHNAPTAVALMRSRYSAFVFGRVDYLYETTHPSHRAKNLKEEIAFTCKGLAWTKLDVLETWQGGVGDKVGKVFFRASFVQEGKEGLHSEHSRFKRFGKAWMYVDGDVKG; encoded by the coding sequence ATGAACGAAGCAAATCTCTGTCCGTGTGGCAGTGGAAAAACCTATGAAGCGTGTTGCGAGCCGTACCATAAAAAACACAACGCTCCAACTGCCGTTGCCCTGATGCGTTCACGTTACAGCGCGTTTGTATTTGGACGGGTGGATTATCTTTATGAAACCACGCATCCAAGCCACCGAGCTAAGAATCTCAAAGAGGAAATCGCGTTTACATGTAAAGGTTTGGCGTGGACGAAACTTGATGTTTTAGAGACGTGGCAAGGCGGAGTGGGCGACAAAGTAGGTAAGGTCTTTTTTCGAGCTTCCTTTGTCCAAGAGGGTAAAGAAGGTTTGCATAGTGAACATTCACGGTTTAAACGTTTTGGCAAGGCGTGGATGTATGTTGATGGCGACGTGAAAGGCTAG
- a CDS encoding type II toxin-antitoxin system RelE family toxin, with the protein MSYELEFHPQALKEWKNLGETIKEQFKKKLKERLENPKVPKDKLVGFDAVYKIKLKAFGYRLAYEVIDERVVVMVLAVGKRENNRVYNALHSRFGK; encoded by the coding sequence ATGAGCTATGAGTTAGAATTTCACCCACAAGCGCTTAAAGAGTGGAAGAATTTGGGTGAGACGATTAAAGAGCAGTTCAAAAAGAAACTGAAAGAGAGACTTGAAAATCCGAAAGTTCCCAAAGACAAACTGGTTGGATTTGATGCCGTCTATAAAATAAAACTCAAAGCATTTGGCTATCGACTTGCGTATGAAGTGATTGATGAGAGAGTTGTTGTTATGGTATTGGCGGTTGGAAAAAGAGAAAACAACAGAGTGTATAATGCCCTTCATTCTCGATTTGGCAAATAA
- a CDS encoding type II toxin-antitoxin system Phd/YefM family antitoxin, with product MQPILSNYTASITELKKSPTQILENAGDEVVAILNHNVASAYLVPSKTYEKLMAMLDDYMLSKEVTSRQSEDYTPIKVTLDEL from the coding sequence ATGCAACCTATTTTATCCAACTATACAGCAAGTATCACAGAACTTAAAAAATCACCGACGCAAATTCTTGAAAATGCAGGGGATGAGGTTGTTGCCATACTCAATCACAATGTGGCGAGTGCTTACCTTGTTCCTTCTAAAACCTATGAAAAGCTAATGGCGATGTTGGATGATTATATGCTCTCCAAAGAAGTCACAAGCAGGCAAAGTGAAGATTATACGCCCATCAAAGTAACGCTTGATGAGCTATGA
- a CDS encoding fumarate reductase cytochrome b subunit, which translates to MSDLLEGFLGTSVEGKKSRVPAKLDYVQSATGLFLGLFMWGHMFFVSTILISKDFMYTITKMFEGSMFFSEPKPWIVSAIVLFVFAIFIVHAMLGMRKLPNNFRQYQAYKTHMGMMKHDDTTMWFTQAFTGFAMFFLGSAHLFTMAVKADEIGPYGSADRMYSDFMWPFYLLLLLAVEFHGGIGLYRLCVKWGWFEGEHAKESRKNLKKAKWAITVFFLALGLLTLAAYVKIGYEHRDNAGEAYKPTAQVEARYDVKVRA; encoded by the coding sequence GTGAGTGACCTACTTGAAGGTTTTCTAGGTACGAGCGTTGAGGGAAAAAAGAGTAGAGTTCCTGCGAAATTGGACTATGTTCAAAGTGCAACAGGACTATTCTTAGGTTTGTTTATGTGGGGACATATGTTCTTTGTATCAACTATTTTGATCAGCAAAGACTTTATGTACACCATAACCAAAATGTTTGAAGGCAGTATGTTCTTCAGTGAGCCAAAGCCTTGGATCGTTTCTGCGATCGTATTGTTTGTGTTTGCTATCTTTATTGTACACGCAATGCTCGGTATGAGAAAATTGCCTAATAACTTTAGACAGTATCAAGCCTACAAAACACACATGGGCATGATGAAACACGATGATACGACGATGTGGTTTACACAAGCGTTCACCGGCTTTGCAATGTTCTTCCTTGGTTCTGCACACCTCTTTACAATGGCGGTTAAAGCAGATGAAATCGGACCATACGGTTCAGCAGATAGAATGTACAGTGATTTCATGTGGCCATTTTATCTTCTTCTTCTTCTAGCAGTTGAATTCCACGGTGGTATTGGTCTTTACCGTCTCTGTGTTAAATGGGGTTGGTTTGAAGGCGAACACGCTAAAGAATCTCGTAAAAACCTCAAAAAAGCGAAATGGGCTATAACCGTCTTTTTCTTAGCATTGGGTCTTTTAACACTGGCTGCGTATGTCAAAATCGGATACGAGCACAGAGATAATGCAGGTGAAGCGTATAAACCAACGGCACAAGTAGAAGCAAGATATGATGTGAAGGTTAGGGCGTAA
- the lgt gene encoding prolipoprotein diacylglyceryl transferase, with the protein MPFWNTIYSQFDPIAFKLGPIAVHWYGLMYILALLGALYVAKWFVKKDNLGFSNQILESYFIWIEIGIILGARIGYILFYDPHVDYYLSNPWQMFNPFLDGTFVGIRGMSYHGAIVGFFLGTWLFNLKYKINVWRLLDVVAISVPVGYVFGRIGNFLNQELFGRPTEVTWGIYVDGVLRHPSQLYEAFLEGIMVFVILYMYRKFKKHDGELIALYGFFYSLGRFIAEFWREPDFQIGFVYGEWMSKGQALSVLMILASLLLYGFLIKRGKRG; encoded by the coding sequence ATGCCTTTTTGGAATACTATTTACTCACAGTTTGACCCTATTGCGTTTAAGTTAGGCCCTATTGCCGTGCATTGGTATGGATTAATGTACATATTAGCTCTTTTGGGAGCACTGTACGTTGCAAAATGGTTTGTGAAAAAAGACAATTTAGGTTTTAGTAATCAAATTTTAGAAAGCTATTTTATTTGGATTGAAATAGGGATCATTTTAGGTGCTCGTATTGGGTATATTCTTTTTTATGACCCGCATGTGGACTACTATCTCTCCAATCCATGGCAGATGTTTAATCCTTTTTTGGATGGCACATTTGTAGGAATTCGTGGTATGAGTTACCATGGTGCTATTGTTGGTTTTTTTCTAGGAACATGGCTTTTTAATCTTAAATATAAAATCAATGTTTGGAGACTTCTTGATGTTGTTGCTATCAGTGTCCCTGTTGGCTATGTGTTTGGACGCATAGGCAATTTCTTGAATCAAGAGCTTTTTGGTCGTCCGACGGAAGTTACGTGGGGTATTTATGTCGATGGCGTTCTTCGTCACCCTTCACAACTTTACGAAGCATTTTTAGAAGGCATTATGGTGTTTGTGATTCTTTACATGTATCGAAAGTTTAAAAAACACGATGGAGAACTTATTGCGCTTTATGGTTTTTTCTACTCTTTGGGACGCTTTATTGCAGAGTTTTGGCGAGAACCAGACTTTCAAATTGGTTTTGTTTATGGAGAGTGGATGAGTAAAGGACAAGCGCTTTCTGTTCTGATGATCCTCGCCTCTTTACTTCTCTATGGCTTCCTTATTAAACGAGGGAAAAGGGGATGA
- a CDS encoding Hsp20/alpha crystallin family protein has translation MLVTRFNPYKELKELESRLFNYYPTEANESSISAFSPTVSTREGEFAYHIEVDLPGIKKEDIHIDLKENQIIISGERSFKEERQEKDYYKVESSYGKFQRSFALPENVDVENIEASSENGVLEVVLPKLKIEKTEVKKIEVK, from the coding sequence ATGTTAGTCACACGATTTAATCCCTACAAAGAGCTTAAAGAGTTGGAGAGTCGGTTGTTTAACTACTATCCTACCGAAGCCAATGAGAGTAGTATCTCCGCGTTTAGTCCAACGGTGAGTACCCGTGAAGGTGAATTTGCGTACCACATTGAGGTCGATCTTCCAGGGATCAAAAAAGAGGATATTCACATTGATCTGAAGGAAAATCAGATCATTATCTCAGGCGAGCGAAGTTTTAAAGAAGAGCGCCAAGAAAAAGACTACTACAAAGTAGAAAGCAGTTACGGCAAGTTCCAACGAAGCTTTGCACTGCCTGAAAATGTGGATGTGGAAAACATTGAAGCCAGCAGTGAAAACGGTGTGCTGGAAGTCGTCCTTCCCAAACTCAAAATCGAAAAAACCGAAGTAAAAAAAATCGAAGTCAAATAA
- a CDS encoding transporter substrate-binding domain-containing diguanylate cyclase codes for MKAVISLLFAVLSVLSCLNGAAFDITPSEQAWLDKTKTLKVRVTKDLPPYQFIQNGEYAGISIEYIKFFASTFNLKIEYVTDGSWAEALERVQTHDGIDVILRVTPNAKLSKTMLFSKVYSAFPFSLLTPNELTSENFFGATPRSVAIVPSYIVNEKLKQDYPHFRYITYPNSLEAMRAVNEQKVDGFVGDIAIMSMFVKNYHLTNVKISHFSNYTAEEQSVATAADWPEFISLFNKMLTSMPSDLHVKIKRKYLPLIKEVQAPFIMQEIELSASEKAYIAAHPSISVTNELGWYPYDFNEEGEARGFSVDYLRLLGKKIGVHFNFVSDTWPNVYEKFENKEIMMAHPLIPSTERRQKFRFSDKFITMDLALITQIKRQDITSIETLNGKTVGAGKGWPTTKYLKEEHPELNVVEYETTKEMLEAIAFGLIDAGVDDAFTAHYIIEKEMLSNLHVVSKIELQNLEDKNLYIVMHPEDETLQTIINKALRSVRPEELDALKSKWLKSIVPKETKLAFSLDEQLYLSQKKRIMLCINPDQMPLEMNQKGKHVGIVANYIDEMEQFIGIPIELVQTQTWTESLKYAKERTCDILSLSIATPERKTYLNFTHAYMQLPLVLVSSEDKVFYSDIGQLVGKPIGLTKGYAFGEILRVRYPNIHFVDVSSDADGLKQVEQKKLFGYIGTLATVAYQIQKEYYGSLKIVSKLDDKLDLSVATRNDEPLLHAIFEKAVNSLDGAKKQAILNKWISINVEDHLDYTSIYMAMGFIGVIILIVLIRQYQLKKYNAQLEILSSTDKLTGIHNRLKLDDILEYEKKMFDRDQLPLSIILFDLDHFKHVNDNYGHKRGDEVLKSIAKIVTDAKRETDVFGRWGGEEFLLICHDTDRAGAKILAEKLRLAIASYEFPEIISLTASFGVAQFEKYDSIVKVFDKADKALYEAKEQGRNCVV; via the coding sequence ATGAAAGCAGTTATTTCTCTTCTTTTTGCTGTTTTATCGGTTTTAAGTTGTTTGAATGGTGCTGCTTTTGATATTACTCCCAGTGAACAAGCGTGGCTTGACAAAACCAAAACACTCAAAGTTCGTGTCACCAAAGATCTTCCTCCTTATCAGTTTATACAAAATGGCGAATATGCGGGCATTAGTATCGAGTACATCAAATTTTTTGCATCCACGTTTAATCTCAAAATAGAGTATGTTACGGATGGAAGTTGGGCAGAAGCGTTAGAGCGTGTTCAAACGCACGATGGCATTGATGTGATTTTACGTGTAACGCCTAATGCTAAGCTGAGCAAAACGATGCTTTTTAGTAAAGTTTACAGTGCATTTCCCTTTTCACTCCTCACGCCAAATGAGCTCACATCAGAGAATTTTTTTGGCGCGACACCTAGGAGCGTAGCGATAGTACCAAGTTATATAGTGAATGAGAAGTTGAAACAGGATTATCCTCATTTTCGCTACATCACGTATCCTAATTCGCTTGAGGCGATGAGGGCGGTGAATGAACAGAAGGTCGATGGATTTGTCGGGGATATTGCCATTATGAGTATGTTTGTCAAGAATTATCATCTCACGAATGTTAAAATCTCGCATTTTTCAAATTACACAGCCGAAGAGCAATCGGTTGCAACGGCGGCGGATTGGCCTGAGTTTATCTCGTTGTTCAACAAAATGCTGACTTCCATGCCCTCTGATTTACATGTAAAGATCAAACGCAAATACCTTCCGCTCATCAAAGAAGTACAAGCGCCTTTTATCATGCAAGAGATAGAATTAAGTGCGTCTGAAAAAGCGTATATTGCTGCGCATCCGAGCATTAGCGTGACCAATGAGCTTGGTTGGTATCCGTATGATTTTAACGAAGAGGGCGAAGCTCGGGGCTTTTCGGTTGATTATCTGAGGCTTTTAGGCAAAAAAATAGGGGTTCATTTTAATTTTGTCAGCGACACATGGCCTAATGTGTATGAGAAGTTTGAAAACAAAGAGATCATGATGGCGCACCCACTGATTCCCTCAACTGAGCGACGTCAAAAATTTCGCTTTAGCGATAAATTTATTACGATGGATTTAGCACTCATTACCCAAATCAAACGTCAAGATATTACCTCCATTGAAACGTTAAACGGTAAAACCGTGGGTGCAGGAAAAGGGTGGCCTACGACGAAGTATCTTAAAGAGGAGCATCCTGAGCTCAATGTGGTAGAGTACGAAACCACCAAGGAAATGCTTGAAGCCATTGCGTTTGGGTTGATTGATGCAGGTGTGGATGACGCTTTTACCGCGCACTACATCATCGAGAAAGAGATGTTATCCAATTTGCATGTTGTCTCCAAAATAGAACTGCAAAATTTAGAAGATAAAAACCTCTACATCGTCATGCACCCCGAAGATGAGACACTGCAAACCATCATCAATAAAGCGCTGCGCAGTGTGCGACCTGAAGAGTTAGATGCCCTCAAATCCAAGTGGTTGAAAAGCATTGTACCCAAAGAGACGAAGTTGGCTTTTTCACTCGATGAGCAGCTATACCTTTCCCAAAAGAAGCGTATAATGCTCTGCATTAACCCAGATCAAATGCCCTTAGAGATGAATCAAAAAGGAAAACACGTCGGCATAGTAGCCAATTACATCGATGAAATGGAGCAGTTTATAGGTATACCGATCGAGCTGGTTCAAACCCAAACATGGACAGAATCTCTGAAATATGCCAAAGAGCGCACCTGCGATATTCTCTCCCTCTCTATCGCTACACCTGAGCGTAAAACGTATCTGAATTTTACCCATGCGTATATGCAACTTCCTCTTGTGCTTGTTTCCAGTGAAGATAAAGTGTTTTACTCTGATATAGGGCAACTCGTTGGCAAACCTATTGGGCTTACAAAAGGCTATGCGTTTGGAGAAATTTTAAGAGTTCGCTACCCCAACATTCACTTTGTTGATGTCAGCAGTGATGCCGATGGGCTGAAGCAAGTGGAGCAAAAGAAGCTTTTTGGTTATATCGGCACACTGGCGACGGTGGCGTATCAAATTCAAAAAGAGTATTATGGCTCATTAAAAATTGTGAGTAAACTGGATGATAAGCTGGATCTGAGCGTGGCAACACGAAATGATGAACCACTGTTACACGCTATTTTTGAAAAAGCGGTCAATTCGCTTGATGGTGCAAAAAAGCAGGCCATTTTAAACAAATGGATTTCAATCAATGTTGAAGATCATCTCGACTACACCTCTATTTACATGGCGATGGGGTTCATTGGTGTTATTATTTTGATAGTTCTGATCCGTCAGTATCAACTCAAAAAATACAATGCACAGCTGGAAATTCTTTCCAGCACCGATAAATTAACGGGGATTCACAACCGCTTGAAGCTTGATGATATTTTGGAGTACGAGAAAAAGATGTTCGACCGCGACCAGTTACCGCTTTCGATTATTCTTTTTGATTTGGATCATTTCAAACATGTCAATGACAACTATGGGCACAAAAGAGGCGATGAGGTTTTAAAGAGCATTGCCAAAATTGTGACAGATGCCAAGCGTGAAACGGATGTCTTTGGGCGTTGGGGTGGCGAAGAGTTTTTGTTGATTTGCCACGATACCGATCGTGCGGGAGCAAAAATACTGGCGGAGAAACTACGTTTGGCCATCGCTTCGTATGAATTTCCCGAAATTATCTCTTTAACCGCAAGCTTTGGAGTGGCGCAATTTGAAAAGTACGACAGCATCGTCAAAGTCTTTGACAAAGCAGACAAAGCCCTTTATGAAGCCAAAGAGCAAGGTCGAAACTGCGTTGTATAG
- a CDS encoding Crp/Fnr family transcriptional regulator, whose amino-acid sequence MYALEVLQQELKEDIEHFGRVVHVKKGEILMRPEECMEHFFVILEGRVKISQINFENGKEQILYLLTKGDMYDIITLLDAKVHENVAMALDDVKLLVFPIELFREWIETKPSFNKLFLPYVAKQLRDVETLASDLSLYDTTTRLVKLIAKNIEKQGDQQTLKLINNLSHEELASLVGTVRKVLNRNLQTLKKQGLIDVKRKEIFIKDSQNLLEHLPEE is encoded by the coding sequence ATGTACGCACTCGAAGTCCTACAGCAAGAACTCAAAGAGGACATAGAACATTTTGGGCGTGTGGTACATGTCAAAAAAGGCGAAATCCTGATGCGACCCGAAGAGTGCATGGAGCACTTTTTTGTCATCTTGGAAGGGCGTGTGAAAATCTCGCAGATCAATTTTGAGAATGGCAAAGAGCAAATTCTCTATCTGCTCACCAAAGGCGATATGTACGATATCATCACGCTTTTAGATGCCAAAGTGCATGAAAACGTGGCAATGGCACTGGATGATGTGAAACTCCTTGTTTTTCCCATCGAGCTGTTTCGCGAATGGATCGAGACCAAACCTTCGTTTAACAAACTCTTTTTGCCTTATGTCGCTAAACAACTGCGCGATGTAGAAACTTTAGCAAGCGATCTTTCTTTGTATGACACCACGACGCGCTTGGTGAAATTGATCGCTAAAAACATCGAAAAACAAGGTGATCAACAGACCCTAAAACTTATTAACAACCTTTCGCATGAAGAGCTCGCTAGTCTTGTAGGCACGGTGCGCAAAGTGCTCAACCGCAATCTGCAAACGCTTAAAAAGCAAGGGCTGATTGATGTGAAACGCAAAGAGATTTTCATCAAAGACTCCCAAAATCTACTCGAACATCTTCCTGAAGAATAA
- a CDS encoding diguanylate cyclase, with amino-acid sequence MKRFWESTLLPWFILLLGLLFSLLMAWKSYQWIENVEAIRFDAASKEITALIQKELDSHVQLLNSSAAFIFASETITRNEWHTFAKMHDLAINFPSLYALGYVPLVEASKREAYEKKMAEDSAMAQYKIFPSSSSHSTLFPITYIEPFTEQTVQILGYDMGSEAMRRQNIEKALKKGSVTITPKIEFVKQAQASEKKGFIIYMPFYYRHHSLQNEAERLAAAKGVVYSAIKVNTFFENILKANDGLVSFEVYDCESLSEETLLYNSNSQLTKPRLERSVVFTSYDTHWTLYFKANSVLHNQLNHYFPHIQVFIGILFSILLSGWVYALQRTRSRAYEIAEEKTKQLSESEAWVRLLFKTMQEGIIVINREGVITECNDTAEKMLPSFNKTLNGDLPWKALHEDGSSFLPEELPFMKVLRSGESQHGIIMGIQREGYPLVWMQMNAAPIYLHHKDNISAVVLTLSDITNYRKSKYKLEKYLSMIDKHVIISTTDLKGVITEVSEAFCKISGYSKEELIGANHSIVRHADVPSSVYEQMWKAIKSGLIWKGELKNRHKDGSAYWVETIIAPRYDEDYPLIGYTAIRTDITDKKRVEELSITDRLTGLYNRLKLDELFAYHLSIARRHHTPFSIILLDIDKFKSVNDIYGHQVGDTILQEFALCVKAQIRSEDIFGRWGGEEFLLLLPNSTLENASLLAEKLRLCVASFSFSQVGMKTASFGVATFHEGDDEKSMMVRVDEALYRAKENGRNCVEVEIYTCVLPL; translated from the coding sequence TTGAAACGATTTTGGGAATCTACGCTCTTACCATGGTTTATTTTACTTTTAGGATTACTGTTTTCTTTGTTGATGGCATGGAAGAGTTATCAATGGATTGAAAATGTTGAAGCGATACGGTTTGATGCTGCCTCTAAAGAGATAACCGCTTTAATTCAAAAAGAACTCGACTCCCATGTACAACTTTTAAACAGCAGTGCTGCGTTTATTTTTGCTTCAGAAACTATTACCCGCAATGAGTGGCATACTTTTGCAAAGATGCATGACTTAGCCATTAATTTTCCAAGCCTTTATGCTTTAGGGTATGTGCCTTTGGTGGAAGCTTCGAAGAGAGAAGCCTATGAAAAAAAGATGGCAGAAGACAGTGCTATGGCACAGTATAAGATTTTCCCCTCATCTTCTTCTCATTCAACACTCTTTCCCATTACGTATATTGAGCCTTTTACAGAACAAACTGTACAGATTTTAGGGTATGACATGGGTTCTGAAGCGATGCGCAGGCAAAACATCGAAAAGGCTTTAAAAAAAGGCTCTGTAACCATTACGCCAAAAATTGAATTTGTGAAACAAGCTCAAGCTTCCGAAAAAAAAGGGTTTATTATTTACATGCCTTTTTATTATCGTCATCATTCACTTCAAAATGAGGCAGAGCGTTTAGCTGCTGCAAAAGGGGTTGTTTACAGCGCCATAAAAGTCAATACCTTTTTTGAAAATATTTTAAAAGCGAATGATGGGTTAGTGAGTTTTGAAGTGTATGATTGTGAATCTTTAAGCGAGGAGACACTGTTATATAATTCCAATTCACAATTAACCAAGCCTCGATTAGAGCGTTCCGTTGTATTTACGTCATATGATACTCATTGGACACTCTATTTTAAAGCCAATAGCGTATTGCATAATCAATTAAATCATTATTTCCCTCATATTCAAGTCTTTATTGGCATACTTTTTTCCATACTATTGAGTGGATGGGTGTATGCTTTGCAACGTACACGTAGCCGTGCGTATGAGATTGCGGAAGAAAAAACAAAACAGCTTTCTGAATCTGAGGCATGGGTGCGTCTTCTTTTTAAAACGATGCAAGAGGGTATTATAGTAATCAATCGCGAAGGGGTCATAACAGAGTGTAACGATACTGCGGAAAAGATGTTACCTTCTTTTAATAAGACGCTTAATGGTGATCTTCCATGGAAAGCCCTTCATGAAGATGGTTCTTCTTTTTTACCAGAAGAGCTTCCTTTTATGAAGGTTTTGCGATCGGGTGAGTCACAACATGGCATTATTATGGGGATTCAAAGAGAGGGGTATCCTCTTGTGTGGATGCAAATGAATGCAGCACCTATTTATTTACATCATAAAGATAATATCAGTGCGGTAGTTTTAACCTTGAGTGATATTACCAACTATCGAAAATCAAAATATAAATTGGAAAAATATTTAAGTATGATTGATAAACATGTGATTATCTCAACCACCGATTTAAAGGGTGTGATTACCGAGGTCAGTGAGGCATTTTGTAAGATTTCAGGGTACTCTAAAGAAGAACTCATTGGTGCCAATCATTCGATTGTACGTCATGCGGATGTTCCTTCCTCGGTGTATGAGCAGATGTGGAAGGCGATTAAAAGTGGCTTGATTTGGAAAGGCGAGCTTAAAAATAGACATAAAGATGGCAGTGCGTATTGGGTCGAGACCATTATTGCGCCACGGTACGATGAAGATTACCCTTTAATTGGATATACCGCCATTCGAACGGATATTACGGATAAAAAACGGGTCGAAGAACTCTCTATCACCGATAGACTCACAGGACTTTATAATCGTTTAAAATTGGATGAACTTTTTGCGTACCATCTTTCCATTGCAAGGCGACATCACACACCTTTTTCGATTATTTTGCTTGATATTGATAAATTTAAATCGGTCAATGATATCTATGGGCATCAAGTGGGAGACACGATTTTGCAAGAGTTTGCTTTATGCGTTAAAGCACAGATTCGCTCTGAAGATATTTTTGGGCGTTGGGGTGGGGAGGAATTTTTACTTTTATTGCCCAATAGTACGCTTGAAAATGCTTCTTTACTAGCAGAAAAATTGCGTCTATGCGTTGCATCATTTTCCTTTTCACAGGTTGGGATGAAAACAGCCAGTTTTGGGGTGGCAACCTTTCATGAGGGAGATGATGAAAAAAGCATGATGGTACGTGTGGATGAGGCATTGTACCGTGCTAAAGAGAATGGGCGTAACTGTGTAGAAGTAGAAATTTATACATGTGTTTTGCCTCTCTAA